One window from the genome of Pedobacter schmidteae encodes:
- a CDS encoding pitrilysin family protein, producing the protein MKSILALLLLGVSGLNAYSQTKADVALPKDPQVRVGKLANGLTYYIRHNNYPKGLADFQIFHAVGAIQEEDHQDGLAHFLEHQAFKGLAHFPGKAMTSYMEKIGVKFGENLNAATTTDYTRYMINQVPISRKGIIDTCLLVLSDWSASISAKPEDVDSERGVIKEEWRMRGGIDYRINQGLAPYLFKDSKYAKRSVIGDMKIIETFKQQDLIDFYHKWYRPDLQAIAIVGDFDVAAMEASVKKLFSKLPKAVNPAAKVAYPLPDNKELIYGTYSDKEASSSSISILFKHPQSAWGDRQKANVYTQGYKYAVITSMMNNRWEEISHKKDFALKGLQYGYGSFVADKDVFSVSADIKPGAANLMPAFDMVLKETERFKRQGFTKEELDRVKANFKRRLERSYLERDKKTNGSFVESYMNNFLENTPILSAEGAYKLFGGILDTLTLEQCNAMLKKLFTDENIIVTVVTSTDDASGIPTKELVAQKLAGMSALSIEAYQSKAVAKLEPKVAPKPGKVIKEEKVAFGATLWTLSNGAKVYLLPTAHKKDELLMTAYNAGGHSVMNDKDYFSARLMTTALMSSGVGSLSATELSNALSGKIVYVTPFLSELSESFDCATTPTDYETMLKLVYMYFTEPRFDEDAFKIDMQKTKENLVSRKKTPFSALQDSVTYIRSNYHYRASNLILEAKDIDKVDFNRIKELYKQVFGNPSDFTFMFTGAIDLTTVKPVIEKYIGGLGGNHPNDQWRDVGKRNPKGPVTIDFKQKMETPKSTTFIEYTREAPYSYRRAIAMQLVQGVMDIRFNKLLRDERSGVYSTMTEASIVEEPVSKLQLIVSFETDPKLMDELTKVVHSELKRLSVEGIDAVDFEKSREFLIKGRTQRITSNNYWHYMLYTYATKKGQDNHKDTEKILSEISAAEVKALIAEILQPNNVVTVTMRPE; encoded by the coding sequence ATGAAATCAATTTTAGCATTGCTACTTCTGGGCGTGAGTGGACTGAACGCCTATTCCCAGACAAAAGCCGATGTGGCACTACCTAAGGATCCACAAGTGAGGGTAGGAAAACTTGCCAATGGCTTAACCTATTACATCAGGCATAACAATTATCCGAAGGGATTGGCCGATTTTCAGATTTTTCATGCTGTAGGAGCTATTCAGGAGGAAGATCATCAGGATGGTCTGGCTCACTTTTTAGAACACCAGGCTTTTAAAGGCCTGGCCCATTTTCCAGGCAAAGCTATGACCAGTTATATGGAAAAAATTGGGGTGAAATTTGGGGAAAATCTGAATGCGGCAACCACTACCGACTATACCCGTTATATGATTAACCAGGTACCAATCAGCAGAAAGGGCATTATTGATACCTGTTTGTTGGTGTTATCCGACTGGTCGGCCTCCATTTCGGCTAAACCGGAAGACGTAGATTCGGAGCGTGGTGTGATTAAAGAAGAATGGCGCATGCGTGGTGGAATAGATTACCGTATCAATCAGGGCCTGGCGCCTTATTTATTTAAGGATTCGAAATATGCCAAACGAAGTGTAATTGGTGACATGAAAATCATCGAAACTTTTAAACAGCAGGATCTGATAGATTTTTATCATAAGTGGTACAGGCCCGATTTGCAGGCTATAGCCATTGTAGGCGATTTTGATGTAGCAGCTATGGAAGCTTCGGTTAAAAAACTATTCTCTAAATTACCTAAGGCTGTAAATCCAGCTGCTAAAGTTGCTTACCCTTTGCCAGACAATAAAGAATTGATTTATGGAACATATAGTGATAAGGAGGCTTCCTCTTCTTCGATAAGCATTTTGTTCAAACATCCTCAATCTGCCTGGGGCGACAGACAAAAGGCAAATGTATATACTCAAGGATACAAGTATGCTGTTATCACCTCCATGATGAATAACCGTTGGGAAGAAATATCGCATAAAAAGGATTTTGCCTTAAAAGGCTTACAGTATGGTTATGGTTCGTTTGTAGCTGATAAAGATGTTTTTAGCGTTTCTGCAGATATCAAGCCTGGAGCTGCTAACCTGATGCCTGCTTTTGATATGGTGTTAAAGGAAACAGAACGATTTAAAAGACAGGGTTTTACGAAAGAAGAACTGGATAGGGTGAAAGCCAACTTTAAACGCCGGTTAGAGCGGTCTTATCTGGAAAGAGATAAAAAAACGAATGGTTCATTTGTAGAAAGTTATATGAATAACTTTCTGGAAAATACACCGATTTTAAGTGCAGAGGGTGCTTATAAGCTGTTTGGCGGTATTTTGGATACCCTGACGCTTGAACAATGTAATGCCATGCTGAAAAAGCTGTTTACCGATGAAAACATCATTGTAACTGTGGTTACTTCAACTGATGATGCGTCGGGTATCCCGACGAAGGAGCTGGTTGCGCAAAAGCTTGCCGGTATGTCGGCTTTATCAATTGAGGCATACCAGAGCAAGGCTGTGGCAAAACTGGAGCCTAAAGTCGCACCGAAACCTGGTAAGGTAATTAAGGAGGAGAAAGTGGCGTTTGGAGCTACTTTATGGACACTGTCTAATGGCGCCAAAGTATATTTACTGCCTACCGCACATAAAAAAGATGAGTTACTTATGACAGCGTATAATGCCGGTGGTCATTCTGTGATGAATGATAAGGATTATTTTTCGGCAAGGTTGATGACGACTGCGTTAATGTCATCGGGGGTAGGCTCATTAAGTGCAACCGAATTGAGCAATGCGCTATCGGGTAAAATTGTATATGTTACACCATTTTTGTCGGAACTATCGGAAAGTTTTGACTGCGCAACTACACCAACCGATTATGAAACTATGTTGAAACTGGTGTACATGTATTTTACCGAACCGCGTTTTGATGAAGATGCCTTTAAAATCGATATGCAAAAAACAAAAGAGAACCTGGTTTCACGTAAAAAGACTCCTTTTTCTGCATTACAGGATAGTGTAACTTATATCAGGAGCAATTATCATTACCGGGCCAGTAACCTGATTCTGGAGGCTAAGGATATTGATAAGGTAGATTTTAACCGTATAAAAGAACTGTATAAGCAGGTTTTTGGGAATCCCTCTGACTTTACTTTTATGTTTACCGGAGCGATTGACCTGACCACAGTAAAACCAGTAATAGAGAAATATATTGGCGGTTTGGGTGGTAATCATCCTAATGATCAATGGCGGGATGTAGGGAAACGAAACCCAAAGGGGCCTGTGACCATTGATTTTAAACAAAAAATGGAAACCCCTAAATCGACTACGTTTATTGAGTATACCCGCGAGGCGCCTTATTCGTACAGACGTGCCATTGCAATGCAGCTTGTGCAGGGAGTTATGGATATCCGTTTCAACAAATTGTTAAGGGACGAGCGTTCAGGAGTTTATTCAACCATGACTGAAGCTTCTATTGTAGAAGAACCGGTTTCTAAATTGCAATTAATTGTTTCTTTTGAAACTGATCCTAAATTAATGGACGAATTGACAAAGGTTGTTCACAGTGAGTTGAAAAGGTTGTCGGTTGAGGGAATAGATGCGGTTGATTTTGAAAAAAGCCGTGAATTTTTGATTAAAGGCCGGACCCAACGCATCACCAGTAACA